DNA sequence from the Amycolatopsis sp. Hca4 genome:
GACCAGCTTCCGGCCGTCCACCGTGACGATGTCGACCGACTTCACGTCGTCGGGGGCGACCAGCGCCGACCCGTCGAGCTTGAAGCCCTGGTTCTCCCACTTCTCCGACACCTGCCAGCTGCCCGCGGTCACCGCTTGACCTTCCTTGGTGACCACCTGGAGCAGGCACTTCTCGCCGGCCTTGACGCCCTTGACGTTGACATCGACCTTGACCCAGCCCTGGAACGGGGCCACCGCCGCGGCCAGTTGCACACCGGTGGTCGGATCCCGCCCTTCGACGTTCTTCGTGCCGGGCACGTCCGATGCCGGAGCTGCGATGCCGCCGCTGTCCGGAGCCGTCTGCCGTCCGACCAGGATGCCGCCGCCGAGGGCGGCCACCACCAGCACCGCCGCGGCGACCAAGGCGAGCCCCCGGCGTCCGCCCGAACGGGCCGGAGCGGCGCGCTCTTCTTCGTCGCGCACCCGGCGCAGGGTCTTCTGCAGCAGCAGGTCCCCGCCTTCGGGCGGCCCGTCGAGGAACGCCTCGGGCGGTACCTCGTCGAGCGAGTCGCGCAGAGCCACCAGCTCGTTCAGGTCGAACCGGCACTGCGCGCAGGTCTGCAGGTGCCGCCGCTCGAAGTCGGCTGCTTCGTGGGGATCGAGCGCGCCGAGGGCGTACGCGCCGAGCTGCGTGTGACTCTCGTCCACCGAGTTCATCGCGCCACCTCCGTTCCGCTCGAAATCATCGCTGCTCTGAGTGCTCGTAGTGCGTAGTACGACCTTGATTTCACGGTACCCGGTGCGACGCCCAGTGTTCTCGCCGCTTCGGCCACCGTCCGTCCCCGGTAGTAGATCTCCACCAGGACCTCTCGATGCTCGTTGGACAGCCCGTCCATCGCGCCGAGCACGGTCATCGAGTCGACCACGCCCTGGGCGTGGTCCCGCTCGACGGCCGGGGTCGGCACGCCTTCGGCCGGTTCGGCCACCTCTTGTGGCCGCGCCGCACGGGCCCGTGCCCGGTCGGTGACCAGGTTGCGCGCGACGGTCAGCAACCAGCCGCGCACCGAGCCTTTTCCGTCGTTCTGCAAGTCGTCCGCGTGTTTCCACGCACGGACGAGCGTCTCCTGGACCACGTCCTCGGCTGCCGCCCGATCCCCGGTCAGCCTCGTCGCGTAGGCCAGCAGGCTTCGCCCGTGTTCGGCGTACAGCTGCCGAATCAGGTCTTCGCCTTTGGCCTTCTTAGGCCGCCTGCCTCCTATGGCCACCCTCGTCCTCCCGACGGTGTTCTGAGTCGGCGAGGACAGTACTGCAACCCTCAGCTCCACCGGCGGTGCGTGCGCCGAGCGCAGCGCGACCATGGTGTTCATCGGCTGCCCGTCCTTCCTCGTTTGCCCGGAAACCCGTCGTCCGTCAGGACCCTGATCCGCCGGCCTTGCTGCCCGCGGTGATCTTGCTGCCGTCCGGGGCGATCGCGAACCACGTGCCGTTCGCGCCCTGGCCGTTCATGTCGCCCGCCACCTTGTCGCCCGTGAACTCGTACAGCGGCCAGCCGTTGAGCGTGATCTGCTTGCTGCCGTCCTTGCGGGTCGTCGTGCCGACCTGGGTGTCCTGGATGCCCTTGAGCATCGGGGTGGCCACCCCGGCGAGCATCGGCTGCCAGGACTTCGTGCAGTCGCCGTCGCAGTTCGACGTCGGCGGCTGGGAGAGGTCCTTGTCGAACCGGTAGAGCGTCTTGCCGTCGGCGTCGGTGACCACCGAGCCGACCCCGTTGACCGTGCCGACCTGGAGCATCTTGTGCCCCGGCTCGCCGTGCTGCGGTCCCTGGGCACCGTCGGCCATCTCGCCGCAGGCGGACAAGGAAGCGACGGCGACGAGCGCCAGCGCGCTGACGACCAGCGGCCGGATACGGTTCATGACGTTCTCTCCTCGGTGAGGGCGGCTCCACCATCCGGTGGACCTCGACACCTGGAGACACGGACGGTCGCGGGAAACGGTTCAGCCGGTTTCACACCCGTTCGGTGCCGGTTCGGCGGCGGATTGGTGTGTCCCGGTGATCGGCACGATCTTGTCGCCGTGCGGGCGGGCTTCCTAAGCTCGTGACGTCCGCACCGCCGCCCCCGTCCCCGTGGGAGGCCGCCGTGCCCGGCAAAGCCCTCGTCCTCGTGGCCCTGCTGGCCGCCGGCTGTTCCGCCACGCCGCCGCCGGCCTTCACCGCGGCCCTGACCTCGCCAACGGACGTGGTGCTCAGCTGGCCGGACGACGGCGCGGGCCACCGCCTCGAGTACGCCAACGACCCGGACGGCCCGTGGACGACGCTGCGGTTCCTGCCCGCCCACACGACGGGCTACCACCACCCGGACCTGATCCCGCAGACGCCGTTCTACTACCGGGTGCAGCCGTTCACCGGCCCGGTCACGGCAGACCTGCACACGGTGGTCTCGGGTGACACGGTGACGTTCACCTGGGCCGACCACTCCCCCGACGAAGCCGGTTTCCTGCTGGAGATGCGCCGCCCGGGCGCGCCGGAGTTCGACCCGGTCGAGGTGACCGACCCGGACGTGACGACGTGCACGCTCTCGCTGCTGCCCGGCGAAGAGGGCTCGGCCTACCGGCTTCGGACGCTGCACTACGGCCCGCTCTCCCCGGTGGTCCACCAGACCACCGGGAAGGAGCGGTAGCCGCTACTCGGCCGTGAGGACCGTCTTCAGGAACTGGCCGGTGTAGCTCTCCTCGATGCCCGCCACGTGCTCCGGCGTGCCCTCGGCGACCACCGTGCCGCCGCCCGAGCCGCCCTCGGGGCCCATGTCGATGATCCAGTCGGAGGTCTTGATCACGTCGAGGTTGTGCTCGATCACGATCACCGAGTTGCCCTTGTCGACCAGGCCGTTGATCACGCCGATCAGCTTGCTGATGTCCTCGAAGTGCAGGCCGGTGGTCGGCTCGTCGAGGATGTACACCGTCTTGCCGGTCGAGCGCTTCTGCAGTTCGCTGGCCAGCTTGACGCGCTGCGCCTCGCCGCCGGACAGCGTCGGCGCCGGCTGGCCGAGCCGGACGTAGCCGAGGCCGACGTCCACCAGCGTCTGCAGGTGGCGGTGGATGGCCTTGATCGGCTCGAAGAACTCCGCGGCCTCCTCGATGGGCATGTCGAGCACGTCCGAGACGGTCTTGCCCTTGTAGTGCACCTCGAGGGTCTCCCGGTTGTACCGGGCGCCCTTGCAGACCTCGCAGGGGACGTAGACGTCCGGCAGGAAGTTCATCTCGATCTTGATCGTGCCGTCGCCGGCGCACGCCTCGCAGCGGCCGCCCTTGACGTTGAACGAGAACCGGCCCTGCTGGTAGCCGCGCACCTTCGCCTCGGTGGTCGCGGCGAACAGCTTGCGGACGTGGTCCCAGACGCCGGTGTAGGTGGCCGGGTTGGACCGCGGGGTCCGCCCGATCGGCGACTGGTCGACCCGCACCAGCTTGTCGACGTTGCCGAGGCCGTTCACCCGGGTGTGGCGGCCCGGCACCTGGCGCGCGCCGTTGAGCTTGTTCGCCAGCACGGTCGCGAGGATGTCGTTCACCAGCGTCGACTTGCCCGAGCCCGAGACCCCGGTCACCGAGACCAGGCAGCCGAGCGGGAACGAGACGTCCAGCCCGCGCAGGTTGTGCTCGCGCGCGCCGACGACGGTCAGCTGCCGCTTCTTGTCGACCGGCCGCCGGATCGCCGGCACCTCGATCTTGCGACGGCCGGACAGGTACTGCCCGGTCAGCGACTCCTTGCTCTTCAGCAGCTTCTTGTACGGTCCACTGTGGACGATGTGGCCGCCGTGCTCGCCCGCGCCCGGGCCGATGTCGACCACCCAGTCGCTGGAGCGGATGGTGTCCTCGTCGTGCTCGACGACGATCAGCGTGTTGCCCAGGTTCCGCAGCCGGGTCAGCGTCTCGATCAGGCGGTGGTTGTCGCGCTGGTGCAGGCCGATCGACGGCTCGTCCAGCACGTACAGCACGCCGACCAGGCCGGAGCCGATCTGCGTCGCGAGCCGGATCCGCTGCGCTTCACCACCCGAAAGAGTGGCGGACGCGCGGTCGAGGGAGAGGTACGTCAGGCCGACGTCCAGCAGGAAGCGCAGGCGGGCCTGGATCTCTTTGAGCACCGCACCGGCGATCATCGCCTCGCGCTGCCCCAGCTCCAGCTCGTCGAGGAACTGCGACGCCTCCGCGATGGACAGCGCGCAGACCTCGGCGATGGACATGTCGCCGCGGGTCTTGTGCTGCAGCGTGACGGCGAGGATCTCCGGCTTGAGCCGGGTGCCCTGGCAGGCCGGGCACGGCACCTCGCGCATGTAGCCCTCGTACCGCTCGCGCATGTACTCGGACTCGGTCTGCTCCTGGCGCCGCTCGAGGAACGGGATGACGCCCTCGAAGTTCGCGTAGTAGGAGCGCTGGCGGCCGTAGCGGTTCTTGTAGCGGACGTGGACCTGCTCGTCGACGCCGTGCAGCACCGCCTTCTGGGCGCGCGCGGGCAGCCGCCGCCACGGCGTGTCCATCCGGAAGCCGATGGTCTCCGACAGCGACTCGAGCAGCCGGATGAAGTAATCCGCGCTCTGCCCGCCCGACCACGGCGCGATCGCGCCCTCGGCCAGCGACAGCTCGTCGTCCGGGACCACCAGCTCCGGGTCGACCTCCTTGCGGATGCCGATGCCGGTGCACTCGGGGCAGGCGCCGTAGGGCGAGTTGAAGGAGAACGAGCGGGGCTCGAGGTCTTCGATGGCCAGCGGGTGGCCGTTCGGGCAGGCGAGGTTCTCGGAGAAGCCGCGGATGCGGTGCGGGTCGTTCTCCGGCAGGTCGACGAACTCGAGCTCGATCAGGCCGTCGGCCAGCCGCAGCGCCGTCTCGACCGAGTCGGTGAGCCGCTGCCGCGAGGCCGCCTTCACCGTCAGCCGGTCGATGACCACGCCGATCTGGTGCTTCTCCTGCTTCTTCAGCTTCGGCGGGTCGGTGAGCGCGTGAACCGTGCCGTCGACGACCACGCGCGCGTAGCCCTGCTGCTGCAGGTTCTCGAACAGGTCGACGTACTCGCCCTTGCGGCCGCGCACCACCGGGGCGAGCACCTGGAACCGGGTGCCCTCCTCCATGGCGAGCACCTGGTCGACGATCTGCTGCGGGGTCTGCTTGCTGATCGGCTCGCCGCAGGTGGGGCAGTGCGCCTTGCCGGCGCGGGCGTAGAGCAGGCGCAGGTAGTCGTAGACCTCGGTGATCGTGCCCACGGTCGAGCGCGGGTTGCGCGAGGTCGACTTCTGGTCGATCGACACCGCGGGCGAAAGGCCCTCGATGAAGTCGACGTCCGGCTTGTCCATCTGCCCGAGGAACTGCCGGGCGTACGCCGAGAGCGACTCGACGTAGCGGCGCTGCCCTTCGGCGAAGATGGTGTCGAAGGCGAGGCTCGACTTCCCGGACCCGGACAGGCCGGTGAACACGATCAGGCTGTCGCGGGGCAGGTCGAGATCCACGCCGCGGAGGTTGTGCTCGCGGGCACCGCGAACAACGAGGCGATCAGCCACGCCAGGGTCCTCTCAATGTCTTCTTCAGTGCGGTCGCCGACCCGGTTCAGGTTGCACGGGCGGCCGCGATCCATGCTACGAGCCACCACCGACAAAAACGGGTTCCGCGTCCTTGACCTGCGGTTCTTCGGGCTTTCGACGTCTGGTGAGCCACCGGTGGGCCGGGCGTTCGACCCCCGCGGTGACCGCCCAGCCGGCCAGCACGGCGGCGCCGACGACGAGGAGGAGCCGCAGCCAGCCGGGGAGGCCGAGATCGAGCAGGGCGCGGGCCAGGACGTAGCCCAGTTCCTGGTGCACCAGGTAAAGACCATACGAGATGCCCGCGAGCCAGGTGACGGCCGGGGCGATCCGGGCCAGCCCGGGGAACCGCCAGTCCGGGCCGCGGGCGGCCACGCAGACCAGCACCAGCAGGACGGCGAACCCGATCGTGGACGGCCAGCGCAGGGCGTCCTGCGGCAGCGCGACGTGGAACGGGAACACCTGCAGGTCCTGCGCGGCCACGGCGGCGACCACGAAGAGTGCGGCGTGCCACGTCTTCAGCCGGCGCTGCGCCCACAGCCAGACCGCGACGCCGATGGCGAAGACGTGCAGCCGGTGCAGGCCGAGGCCGTAGTAGAAGGTCTCGACGACCGGCCCGGCCGTCCCGGGCGGGAAGACGAGGAACCGCAGCGCGAGCGGGACCAGGATCAGCGCCCAGAGCAGGGCGACGGTCACCCGGTGGGTGCGCCACGACCGCGGCCACAGCACGGCGGCGCCGGTGAAGGCCATCAGCTGCACCGGCAGCGTCCAGTAGGAGCCGTCGAGGTAGTAGAAGGCGTCCCAGCGGATGCCCCACTCCTGCACCATGCCGAGGTTGGTGACCAGGTCCAGCCAGGTCGGGATGTACCACGGCGAGGGGTCGGTCGGCGGGCCCTGCGGCACCCCGAACAGGAAGCCGAGGACGCCGGGCGGGTAGGGCAGGCCGCTGAAGGAGATGGCGGCCCACCGCGTCACGACGTACGTCACCAGCACGGCGACCAGGTACGCCGGCACCAGCCGCGCGACGCGGTTCCACAGCCACCGGCGGGGATTGCCCTTGCGCAGGCTCGCGCAAACGAAGAAGGCGGAGATCACCAGCAGGATCGCGGCGCCGAACTGCGCTGTCACCCGCACGGGGTAACCCGTCAGCTCGGGGTGCAGAAGAGCACCCTGGTGGGTGACATGCCCGAGGACGACGGCCAGTACGGCGACGACCCGGAGGAGGTCCCAGCTGATCCGGCGCGGCGTCGGGGAGGTGGGCAAGGTCGTCCTGAGGTCGGGGCCGTCGGGGTGCGCGCCCGAGCCTACGTGGCGACGCGGCCGCGCGCTTGTGCGGGTGGAACCGCTTGGAACGAAACGACTACCGTGTGCACGGTGAACATCGTGGACACCTACACGGGGCACGTCGACCCGGGCGGCGACGCCACGCGGCGCACCCTGGACGCGCTCACCATCACCAAGCTGTCCGTCGGCCCGATGGACAACAACGCGTACCTCCTGGTGTGCCGCTCGTCGAACGAAGCGCTGCTGATCGACGCGGCGAGCGACCCGGAGCGCATCTCGGACCTGATCGGCCACGGCCCGGACCGGCCGTCACTGAAGACGGTCGTCACCACCCACCAGCACCAGGACCACTGGCAGGCACTGGGCGCGGTGGCGGGGGCGAACGGCGCGAACACGGCGGCCCACCCGTTGGACGCTCCTCCGCTGCCGGTGCCGCCGGACTTCCTGGTCGAGCACGGCGACACGCTGACGGTGGGCGAGGTCACGTTGTCGGTGATCCACCTGCGCGGGCACACGCCGGGCTCGATCGCGCTGCTGTACCGGGATCCGGCGGGCCACCCGCACCTGTTCACGGGCGATTCGCTGTTCCCGGGCGGGGTGGGGAAGACGTCGTCGCCATCGGATTTCGCGTCGCTGCTGGACGACGTGGAGACGCGGATCTTCGGGGAGCTGCCGGACGAGACGTGGTTCTACCCGGGCCACGGGGACGATTCGACGCTGGGCGCGGAGCGGCCGAAGCTGAAGGAGTGGCGCGAGCGCGGCTGGTGAGCCGGTCGTGGTGGGCCGCCCGGTGCGGCCCACCACCTGCGCTGGGTACGAGGGGGAGCCAGTGGATCTCGAAGAGGCGTTCACGGTGGTCGACACGCCCGTCCACCTGGCCGGGCAGAGCGACGACGCCCTTCTCCGGCAGATTCGGCGGCGCAAGGAGTTCAGCGCGCCGCGTTCGACCTTGTCTCCGGCAACCGGCCTGGAGAAGGACATCCACCTCCGTCCCCTCGAGGCGCTGCACTGGCTGTCCTACGTCACCCGGCCCCGCTACCAGGACGACGTGCTCGACCGGTACCTGTGGTGGGGCCTGCTGCGCTACCTGGGGTTCTTCACCCACGACTACTCCCACTCTCGCTTGCCGGAACTCGCGTTGAGCGACGCCGGCCGCCGCATCGCCGGCAACCAGCGGCGGGTGACCTCGGAAGAGATGGGCATCGCCTTCGGGGCGGCACTGGCTGCGCGCTGGTTCGGCGAAACCGGTGCGGCCACGTTGCGTACGGTCGTCGACATCGACGTGGCGCTGGACGCCCGCTTCGTCTTCGGGCCGAGCACGGCGGTCGAGCACATCGGCACCCGGCGCCCGGATTACCTCCTCATCGGCGGCGACCAGCGGGACCCCGGCCGCTGCCGGCTGCGGGTGCTCGAATGCAAGGGGACGAAGACCCCGGGCAACGCCGTGTCCCAGCTGGCGCGGGCCGTCGGCCAGCTGGACGGGGTAACGGTCGGCAGCCGGGTACCACGCGGCCTGGCCACCTCGATGGTCACCGGTGAAAGCCGGACGTCGTACCTGGCGCTGAACACCGAAGACGACGATGAGCCGTCCTACGAAGTCGACGGGGACACGATCGACCGCGTCGGGAACTTCCGGTTCTTGTCGGACCGGGTCGATGTCACGGCAGCCGAAATCACGAGTGCCTCCATCCGGGCGTCTTGGGCCATGCTCGCGGACTTCGGCGGCAATCTCCCCGCGATCCAGCGGTGGGCACCGGAAGTGATGCTGGATCGGATCCGGCGACGGCCGCGAGTGCGGGAGACGTTCGAGACTCCGGTGGGACCGGTGCGCGGCACGAGTCTCGACTTCGGCTTCGGCCGGGAGCGGCTCGTTGTCAGGTACGGGGTAGCCGTGCCGGTGGACGACCAGCTCAGCGGCGATTCCGCTGGGGAACTCCTGGAGGCGCAACAAGAGTTCGCCGACCGGCTCGAGCAGTCGCGAGGCTCGGAGCGGCCGCCTGCATCACGCGAGGTCTACTCCGCGACTGCCGACGGAACCGTCTTCTCCCTGGTCCGCGGCGAGCGCGGCTGACCACGTTCGGAGCAGCCGGGTAACGCTTGAAGCGTCAAAACCCGCCCAAGGGCAACTCACCGGACGAACCGGGCGTCACCAGCAGACCCAGCGCTGGGACTTCCATCGGTTCTCTCCGCCAGGAGGCCCACCATGTCCAGAACCAAGCGGCGCGCGCTCGCCGCCGTCAGCCTGCTGATCGCCGGTGGCGTTCTCGCCGCCGCGGGGCCCGCTCGGGCCTCCGGGCCGGCGATCCCCACCATGACCACCATTCGGACCGGGCTCAACACCGGGTTCGACCGGGTGGTGCTCGATCTCTCCGGCGGGTCCGCGCCCGCCGTCTCCTACCAGCTCGTCGACGAGCTCACCGCCGACCCGAGCGGGGAGGTCGTCTGGCTCACCGGGGAGTACTTCATCACCGTCTCCGCCACCCCCGCGGCTGCGCACGACGCCGGCGGGAACCCGACCTACACCGGGCTGCAGAAGTTCCGGACGCGGAACCTCGCCAACGTCATGGCCGTCGCCGTCACCGGGGACTTCGAAGCGCACCTCACGATCGGGCTCGGGGTGCGGTCGCGGACCGCGGTGAACGTCTTCACGCTCACCGCGCCCAACCGCGTCGTCATCGACGTCGCCCACTGACGGCGGGCGGGGGAGTCACCCGCGCTCGTACGGGATCTTCTCCCCCGCCTCGACCGCGAACGGCAGGTGGTTGCCCGCCGGCGGCAGCGGGCAGGTCGCGAAGTCGGTGAACGCGCAGGGCAGGTTCAGCGCGCGGTTGAAGTCCAGCGTCACCGAGCCGTCCGCCGACGGGGCCCCGACCGGCAGCGACCGGTTGGCCGCGTACGTCGTCACGCCGCTCGTCGCGTCGGTGAAGAGGATGCTGAGACCGCCGTCCTTGCCGTTGAACGCGGTCAGGGTGTGCGACGCCCCGTTGAACGAGAAGTGCACCTCGCCCGGCGCCGTGTAGACGTGGCTCAGGCCCTCCACGACCGCACCCACAGTGGTCGGCCGCGGCTCGTCGAACGGCTCGAACCGGCCGGGCAGCACCCACGACGGCGACGGCTCGTACGCCGGGACGCCGCGGAACTCGCGCAGCACCTCGGCCTTCGGGTCGTGGACGCGGATCAGGTACCCGGACCGGCGGGCCACCTCGATCTCGACGTCACCGGACAGCACCCGGGTGCCCGCGCCGCTGTTGACCAGCTCGAACCGCCGGACCCCGGTGATCGGCTCGCCCTCGTGCGTCAGGGAGGCGCCGGCCGGGTCGACGTACGCGGCGTCCGCGTCCTGCCACCAGCGGCCGGGGATGCCCGGGTACTCGCGCGGGCTGTCGGTCAGCCAGTCCAGCGAGACCAGCGCCAGCCAGCCGTGCGGCTCGGCCAGGTCGGTCTCGCGCCGGGCCTTCCAGTCCTGCCACTCACTCGTGAACGTGCTCATCGCGGGCCCCTTCCGTCGCCTACGACAGTGCCAACCCGCCGCTCGCGCCGCTATTCCACGTCCCAGCATCCGGACGCGGAGCTCACCCGAAGCACCACTGCAGCCCGTAGCTCAGGCCCTGGTGCAGGTCGTGGAACTCCAGGCCGACCTCCCCCACCCGGTTGACGGTCAGCGCGTCGCCCGAGTCGACGCCGTCGTCGACCACCCGGCCCGGGACGCCGTTGAGGCGCCACACCCGCGACGGCAGCGCCGCGCGGTCGAACCGGACCCGCACCGCGAGCTCCTCGCAGCGGCGCAACGGCGTCAAGGCGTAGTACGGCCGCAGTTCCGCGCGCCGCGGGGTGAACCGGATGCCGTACTCGTGGCGCTGGCCGAGCCGCAGCGGGTTCGGCAGCCGCATGACGAACTGCGCGTGGCTCGCCGACACCTGGCGCGCTTCGACGATCTCGCCGCCGAACAGCGCGTCCGCGGTGATGTCCGGCAGCGGGTCGCTGCGCGGCCCGGCCGGCACGCTGAACGGCAGGACCAGCTCGTCGAGCTCGTCCACCTCGGCGACGATCCGGCGTTCCTCCTGCAGTTCCGGCGGGTCGCGGTCGAGCCGGACCGTCACCTTCATCGACTCGACGTACCAGCCGCCCAGCGAGTGCCGGTCGCCGCGGGGTGCGGGCGCGCCGAGCAGCTCGTCGAGCCGGCGGAACGCCAGGTCGATCCGGCGGCGGGCGGTGCGCGGGTCGCGGTCCAGAACGCTGGCCAGCCAGGAGATCCGCCGGTCGAGGAACTCGCCGGCGGCCTCTTCGTGCAGGCCCAGCGCCGCCAGCGCGGCCAGCTTCAGGTCCGGCGGGAGCTTCCCGCACAGCTCGGTCAGCCGCAGCACGAGCTTCTGGCGCGCGGCGGCGGGCTGGTCGGTTTCGGAGATCGCGCACGCCTCCCGCAGGCACGGGCCGATCCGCTGGTGCAGGTCGGCCGCGTGGAGCCCGCGGCCGCGGCGCAGTTCGTTCAGTTCACGCACGAAGGGGAACGTGTGGTCGTCCGTCGTCCCACCCCCTCGTTCCCCTGCGGAAGATTTGCCCACGCTAGCAGTTCCCGTTCTCGGAAAGCAGGAAGTGATCGGCGGTACCGGTATCCGGGAATGCCCGGCCGGTCGGCCCCCCACGAGCCGGCCGGCCGGGGCGCACCCGCGGGTCAGTTCACCCCGAAGATCAGGGCCCAGATCGCGTGGCTCTCCATCAGACACACCTCCTCATCGCTGTTCCCAGGCCGAGGCGGAGAGCGGAGCGGAGCCGTGCAACGTCGGCGCGGCCGGTTCCGCCGCGTTTCCGGCCGCCACCGCGAAACCCGCGACGGCGCCGACCACGAACGCGGCGAAGACCGATTTCACCAGGGTCACGATCTTGCAGTAGACGTTCACGACAAGGACTCCCCGACCTCGCTCGAAATGACTTCCGGCCGGGTGGTATCGCATTCTTCCCCGGCCGGTTTCCAGCATCGGCCGAACCGGCGGCGGGTCAGATGTCCGGTGTCACGAGCCGTGTGTGCCGTTTGGCTCAGAATGGGCGAAGGCGCGCAGGACGCGGAGCTCGCGGATGAGGAACCGGCGCCGGCCGGTCTCGACGATCCCGCGCTCGCGCAGCACCCGCAGCGCTCGCGCAACGGTACGCCGGGCGGCGCCGATCTGCGCGGCGATGTCCTCCTGCGACAGCGCGTCGACGACGACACCTTCGGGCACGGTTCGGCCGCGCTCCTCGGCCAGCCGGACCAGCACCACCGCGACCCGGCGGCTGACGTCGAAGGCGGCCGTCTCGATCCGGGCGGATTCGGCGTCGCGGAGCCGGGCCGCGACCGTCTTGATCGTCGCGACGGCGATCGCCGGCCGCGCGTGCAGGACGTCGACGAACTCCGCGCCGGTGAACTGGAGCACGGTGCAGGGCTCGATCGCGCGCACCGACGCCGAACGCGGCCGGCCGGTGACCGCCGCGAGGTCGCCGAGCACCTCACCGGGGCCGCGCAGGCCGAAGAGCACTTCGCGGCCGTCTTCGACGATCGCGGAGACCCGCACCCAGCCGGAGACCAGGACGTGGACGTGGTCGGAGGGGTCGCCCTGCATGAGGAGGGCGTCGTTGGCGCGGAACCGGCGGCGGGTGCCCCGCGAGCGCAGGTACTCGCGATCGGCGTCGACGAGGCAGGCCAGGAGCGCCCCGTCCGCCGTGTCGTCGTGCCAGCTCATAGCTCCCCCTCCGGAGCTTCACGGTAACCCGGCGTGGCGGCGTTCGGCGAGGGGCGCGACCGGTAGGGTCGCCGGGTGGACGTGGAGATCTACACCGACGGCGCGTGCAGCGGGAACCCCGGACCGGGCGGCTGGGGCGCCGTGCTGCGGTACGGCAGGCACGAGCGCGAGCTGTACGGCGGCGAAGCCACCCCGACGACGAACAACCGCATGGAGCTGACGGCGCCGATCCGCGCGCTGGAGAGCCTGACCCGGCCGTCGCAGGTTCGGGTGTACACGGACAGCACGTACGTCCGCAACGGCATCACGCAGTGGCTGCCCCGCTGGAAGAACAACGGCTGGCAGACGGCGGCCCGCGCACCGGTGAAGAACGCGGACCTGTGGCAGCGCCTCGACGCGGCGATCGGCGGCCACGAGGTCGAGTGGCTGTGGGTGAAGGGACACGCGGGACACCCGGAGAACGAGCGCGCGGACCGGCTTGCGGTGCGGGGCGCGCAGGAGGCGCGGAAGACCGGGAAGCCGGTCAACGCGGATTAGTCCGGAGTGGATGGTCGGGCGGCTTTCCGGGCGCCGTGGCAGAATTCCCCGATGCCTCCCTGCCCGTGTGGCCTCACCGAGTCCTACGCCGCCTGTTGCGGGCGCTTCCACGGCGGCGGCCTCACCGCTCCCACCGCCGAGCTCCTGATGCGCTCCCGCTTCAGCGCCTTCGCCGTGGGAGACACCGATTACCTGCTCCGCACCTGGCACCCGGACACCCGGCCGCGGCAGCTCGAGCTCGATCCCCGCCAGGAGTGGACGCGGCTGGAGGTCCTCGGCCGCTCCGGGGGTGGCCTCTTGCACCAGGAAGGCACCGTCGAGTTCCGGGCGCACTACCGCCACCGCGGCCGCGACGGATTCCTCGAAGAGAACAGCCGCTTCCGGCGTGACGACGGCCACTGGGTCTATCTCGACGACCGGGCCTGAACCCCGCCCACGTCGTGCTAAACAGTGCGGC
Encoded proteins:
- the uvrA gene encoding excinuclease ABC subunit UvrA — translated: MADRLVVRGAREHNLRGVDLDLPRDSLIVFTGLSGSGKSSLAFDTIFAEGQRRYVESLSAYARQFLGQMDKPDVDFIEGLSPAVSIDQKSTSRNPRSTVGTITEVYDYLRLLYARAGKAHCPTCGEPISKQTPQQIVDQVLAMEEGTRFQVLAPVVRGRKGEYVDLFENLQQQGYARVVVDGTVHALTDPPKLKKQEKHQIGVVIDRLTVKAASRQRLTDSVETALRLADGLIELEFVDLPENDPHRIRGFSENLACPNGHPLAIEDLEPRSFSFNSPYGACPECTGIGIRKEVDPELVVPDDELSLAEGAIAPWSGGQSADYFIRLLESLSETIGFRMDTPWRRLPARAQKAVLHGVDEQVHVRYKNRYGRQRSYYANFEGVIPFLERRQEQTESEYMRERYEGYMREVPCPACQGTRLKPEILAVTLQHKTRGDMSIAEVCALSIAEASQFLDELELGQREAMIAGAVLKEIQARLRFLLDVGLTYLSLDRASATLSGGEAQRIRLATQIGSGLVGVLYVLDEPSIGLHQRDNHRLIETLTRLRNLGNTLIVVEHDEDTIRSSDWVVDIGPGAGEHGGHIVHSGPYKKLLKSKESLTGQYLSGRRKIEVPAIRRPVDKKRQLTVVGAREHNLRGLDVSFPLGCLVSVTGVSGSGKSTLVNDILATVLANKLNGARQVPGRHTRVNGLGNVDKLVRVDQSPIGRTPRSNPATYTGVWDHVRKLFAATTEAKVRGYQQGRFSFNVKGGRCEACAGDGTIKIEMNFLPDVYVPCEVCKGARYNRETLEVHYKGKTVSDVLDMPIEEAAEFFEPIKAIHRHLQTLVDVGLGYVRLGQPAPTLSGGEAQRVKLASELQKRSTGKTVYILDEPTTGLHFEDISKLIGVINGLVDKGNSVIVIEHNLDVIKTSDWIIDMGPEGGSGGGTVVAEGTPEHVAGIEESYTGQFLKTVLTAE
- a CDS encoding acyltransferase, yielding MPTSPTPRRISWDLLRVVAVLAVVLGHVTHQGALLHPELTGYPVRVTAQFGAAILLVISAFFVCASLRKGNPRRWLWNRVARLVPAYLVAVLVTYVVTRWAAISFSGLPYPPGVLGFLFGVPQGPPTDPSPWYIPTWLDLVTNLGMVQEWGIRWDAFYYLDGSYWTLPVQLMAFTGAAVLWPRSWRTHRVTVALLWALILVPLALRFLVFPPGTAGPVVETFYYGLGLHRLHVFAIGVAVWLWAQRRLKTWHAALFVVAAVAAQDLQVFPFHVALPQDALRWPSTIGFAVLLVLVCVAARGPDWRFPGLARIAPAVTWLAGISYGLYLVHQELGYVLARALLDLGLPGWLRLLLVVGAAVLAGWAVTAGVERPAHRWLTRRRKPEEPQVKDAEPVFVGGGS
- a CDS encoding sigma-70 family RNA polymerase sigma factor, with product MAIGGRRPKKAKGEDLIRQLYAEHGRSLLAYATRLTGDRAAAEDVVQETLVRAWKHADDLQNDGKGSVRGWLLTVARNLVTDRARARAARPQEVAEPAEGVPTPAVERDHAQGVVDSMTVLGAMDGLSNEHREVLVEIYYRGRTVAEAARTLGVAPGTVKSRSYYALRALRAAMISSGTEVAR
- a CDS encoding anti-sigma factor is translated as MNSVDESHTQLGAYALGALDPHEAADFERRHLQTCAQCRFDLNELVALRDSLDEVPPEAFLDGPPEGGDLLLQKTLRRVRDEEERAAPARSGGRRGLALVAAAVLVVAALGGGILVGRQTAPDSGGIAAPASDVPGTKNVEGRDPTTGVQLAAAVAPFQGWVKVDVNVKGVKAGEKCLLQVVTKEGQAVTAGSWQVSEKWENQGFKLDGSALVAPDDVKSVDIVTVDGRKLVSAQV
- a CDS encoding fibronectin type III domain-containing protein — translated: MPGKALVLVALLAAGCSATPPPAFTAALTSPTDVVLSWPDDGAGHRLEYANDPDGPWTTLRFLPAHTTGYHHPDLIPQTPFYYRVQPFTGPVTADLHTVVSGDTVTFTWADHSPDEAGFLLEMRRPGAPEFDPVEVTDPDVTTCTLSLLPGEEGSAYRLRTLHYGPLSPVVHQTTGKER
- a CDS encoding MBL fold metallo-hydrolase, which encodes MNIVDTYTGHVDPGGDATRRTLDALTITKLSVGPMDNNAYLLVCRSSNEALLIDAASDPERISDLIGHGPDRPSLKTVVTTHQHQDHWQALGAVAGANGANTAAHPLDAPPLPVPPDFLVEHGDTLTVGEVTLSVIHLRGHTPGSIALLYRDPAGHPHLFTGDSLFPGGVGKTSSPSDFASLLDDVETRIFGELPDETWFYPGHGDDSTLGAERPKLKEWRERGW